In the genome of Cronobacter malonaticus LMG 23826, one region contains:
- the cspE gene encoding transcription antiterminator/RNA stability regulator CspE, translating to MAKIKGQVKWFNESKGFGFITPADGSKDVFVHFSAIQGNGFKTLAEGQNVEFEIQDGQKGPAAVNVVAI from the coding sequence ATGGCAAAGATTAAAGGTCAAGTTAAGTGGTTCAACGAATCTAAAGGTTTTGGTTTCATTACTCCTGCTGACGGCAGCAAAGACGTGTTCGTACACTTCTCTGCAATCCAGGGTAATGGCTTCAAAACTCTGGCTGAAGGCCAGAACGTTGAGTTCGAGATTCAGGACGGTCAGAAAGGTCCGGCAGCTGTTAACGTAGTTGCTATCTAA
- the yoaE gene encoding CNNM family cation transport protein YoaE encodes MEFLMDPSIWVGLATLVVLEIVLGIDNLVFIAILADKLPPKQRDKARLIGLSLALVMRLGLLSLISWMVTLTRPLFSVWELSFSGRDLIMLFGGLFLLFKATTELHERLENRQHNDSHGKGYASFWVVVAQIVVLDAVFSLDAVITAVGMVNHLPVMMAAVVIAMGVMLLASKPLTNFVNAHPTVVVLCLSFLLMIGLSLVAEGFGFHIPKGYLYAAIGFSIIIEFFNQIARRNFLKHQSNLPLRARTAEAILRLMGNHRRPAPVSETEHHTVVPVHDEAFAEEERYMINGVLTLASRSLRSIMTPRGEISWVDANRSVDEIREQLLSSPHSLFPVCRGELDEIIGVVRAKELLMALEEGVDVAAIASATPVIVVPETLDPINLLGVLRRARGSFVIVNNEFGVVQGLVTPLDVLEAIAGEFPDADETPEIVHDGDGWLVKGSTDLHALQQTLDLPSLVNDEEDIATVAGLVIAINGQIPRVGDELAMPPLRITIVEANAYRVDLVRVVKDTPAHDEEE; translated from the coding sequence ATGGAATTCTTAATGGACCCCTCGATTTGGGTGGGCTTAGCAACGCTTGTGGTGCTGGAGATTGTTCTCGGCATCGACAACCTGGTGTTTATCGCCATTCTCGCGGACAAACTGCCGCCGAAGCAGCGCGATAAAGCACGTCTGATAGGTTTATCCCTGGCGCTGGTGATGCGTCTGGGGCTGCTGTCGCTGATCTCCTGGATGGTGACGCTTACCCGTCCGCTCTTCAGCGTGTGGGAGTTAAGCTTCTCCGGCCGTGATTTGATCATGCTGTTCGGTGGTCTGTTCCTGCTGTTCAAGGCCACGACAGAACTCCATGAGAGGCTGGAAAACCGCCAGCATAATGACAGCCACGGCAAAGGCTACGCCAGCTTCTGGGTCGTGGTGGCGCAGATTGTGGTGCTGGACGCCGTCTTCTCGCTGGATGCCGTGATCACGGCGGTAGGCATGGTGAACCATCTGCCGGTGATGATGGCTGCGGTCGTGATTGCGATGGGCGTCATGCTGCTCGCCTCGAAGCCGCTCACCAACTTCGTCAACGCGCATCCGACGGTCGTGGTGCTCTGTCTGAGCTTCCTGCTCATGATCGGTCTGAGCCTGGTGGCGGAAGGTTTCGGTTTCCATATTCCGAAAGGCTACCTCTACGCGGCGATTGGCTTCTCTATCATCATTGAGTTCTTCAACCAGATTGCACGTCGCAACTTCCTGAAGCATCAGTCCAACCTGCCGCTGCGCGCACGTACGGCAGAGGCGATTCTGCGTCTGATGGGCAACCATCGTCGTCCGGCCCCGGTCAGCGAAACCGAGCATCACACCGTGGTGCCGGTGCATGACGAGGCGTTTGCCGAAGAAGAGCGTTACATGATTAACGGCGTGCTGACGCTGGCGTCCCGCTCGCTTCGCAGCATCATGACGCCACGTGGCGAAATCAGCTGGGTTGACGCCAACCGCAGCGTGGATGAGATTCGCGAGCAGTTATTGTCGTCACCGCACAGCCTGTTCCCGGTGTGTCGCGGCGAGCTTGATGAAATCATCGGCGTGGTGCGTGCCAAAGAACTGCTGATGGCGCTGGAAGAGGGCGTTGACGTCGCGGCCATCGCTTCGGCGACGCCGGTGATTGTGGTGCCGGAAACGCTGGACCCGATCAACCTGCTTGGCGTGCTGCGCCGCGCGCGCGGCAGCTTTGTTATCGTCAATAACGAGTTTGGTGTGGTGCAGGGGCTGGTCACGCCGCTGGACGTGCTGGAGGCGATTGCCGGGGAATTCCCGGACGCCGACGAAACACCGGAAATCGTTCACGATGGCGACGGCTGGCTGGTGAAAGGCTCGACCGATCTCCATGCGCTGCAACAGACGCTGGATCTTCCGTCACTGGTCAATGACGAAGAGGATATCGCGACGGTCGCCGGGCTGGTGATTGCCATTAACGGGCAGATCCCGCGCGTTGGCGACGAGCTGGCGATGCCGCCGCTGCGTATTACCATCGTTGAGGCGAACGCCTACCGCGTTGACCTGGTGCGCGTGGTGAAAGATACGCCAGCGCACGACGAAGAAGAGTAA
- a CDS encoding EAL domain-containing protein has translation MQKAQRIIRAYRRRRLILCIALALLALIVTLGIRYLADRKQYRYETTRYAARAVETLEELLVPLDAARTALLPLIGMPCQQVHRQLREMAASLQTVRTIALVSDGTLYCSSIFGERNVPVHQLQPHLPAPKPLMRLSRDSSLIKGSPILLLWTPSIDNGQSGVLQSVNIEFIASLMLSPDPPVIEHVLFDVAGEHLEYGRGLMETTPAPDGLTPYQQISSRYPFSVTLRGPSPDALALKNMPGQLPLAVLLSLLIGYIAWLATARRMSFSWEINLGIANNEFEVYCQPLVSGKTGECTGVELLLRWNNPRLGPIAPDVFIPLAEQLRMINALTRYVLTKTAAQRHYFPASADFHIGVNIAASHFHDGVIIDDLKRYWYPHCPVQTLFLELTERDALPEVDYRVAHDLRKLGVKLAIDDFGTGQSSLSYLETLSPDVLKMDKRFTAAIGTDAVNSTVTDIIIAMARRLKIELVAEGVETEEQAAYLCRLGVPVLQGYLFAHPMPLSALPQWLEERRAHPGTPFWRRSLPAPMV, from the coding sequence ATGCAAAAAGCGCAGCGTATTATCCGGGCTTACCGCCGCCGGCGGTTGATTTTGTGTATTGCCCTCGCCCTGCTGGCGTTAATCGTCACGCTGGGAATACGCTATCTTGCCGACCGTAAACAGTACCGGTACGAGACCACACGCTATGCCGCCCGTGCGGTGGAAACGCTGGAAGAGTTGCTGGTGCCGCTGGACGCCGCGCGCACCGCGCTGCTGCCGCTCATCGGCATGCCGTGCCAGCAGGTGCATCGCCAGTTGCGCGAAATGGCGGCCAGCCTCCAGACCGTACGGACCATTGCGCTGGTGAGCGACGGCACGCTCTATTGCTCCAGCATTTTTGGCGAACGCAACGTGCCGGTGCATCAGTTACAGCCGCATTTACCTGCGCCAAAACCACTGATGCGGCTCTCGCGTGACAGCTCCTTAATCAAAGGAAGCCCGATACTCCTTCTCTGGACGCCATCTATTGATAACGGCCAGTCAGGCGTGTTGCAGTCGGTGAATATCGAATTTATCGCAAGCCTCATGCTGAGCCCGGATCCGCCGGTGATTGAACATGTGCTGTTTGATGTGGCAGGCGAGCATCTGGAGTATGGGCGGGGTCTCATGGAAACGACGCCTGCTCCCGACGGGCTGACGCCATACCAGCAAATCTCCAGCCGCTATCCGTTTTCAGTGACGCTGCGCGGCCCTTCCCCGGACGCGCTGGCGTTGAAAAATATGCCGGGCCAGTTGCCGCTCGCGGTACTGTTAAGCCTGCTGATTGGCTATATCGCCTGGCTTGCGACGGCCAGACGGATGAGCTTCTCCTGGGAGATTAATCTCGGCATCGCCAACAATGAGTTTGAAGTGTACTGCCAGCCGCTGGTGAGCGGTAAAACCGGCGAGTGTACGGGCGTGGAACTGCTGCTGCGCTGGAACAATCCGCGCCTCGGGCCCATTGCACCGGACGTGTTTATTCCGCTTGCCGAACAGCTCAGGATGATTAACGCGCTGACGCGCTATGTGCTGACGAAAACCGCCGCGCAGCGCCACTATTTTCCGGCCTCTGCGGATTTTCATATCGGGGTGAATATCGCGGCGAGCCACTTTCACGACGGCGTGATTATTGACGATCTGAAGCGCTACTGGTATCCGCACTGCCCGGTACAGACGCTGTTTCTGGAGCTCACGGAGCGCGACGCGTTGCCGGAAGTGGATTACCGGGTGGCGCATGATTTGCGCAAGCTCGGCGTAAAACTGGCGATCGACGATTTCGGCACAGGCCAAAGCTCGCTCTCCTATCTCGAAACACTCAGCCCGGACGTGCTGAAAATGGACAAACGCTTCACCGCCGCTATCGGTACCGACGCGGTGAATTCGACCGTAACGGACATTATTATCGCAATGGCGAGAAGGCTGAAGATTGAACTGGTGGCAGAAGGCGTGGAGACCGAAGAGCAGGCCGCCTATTTATGCCGCCTCGGCGTGCCGGTGTTGCAGGGCTATCTGTTCGCGCATCCAATGCCGCTGAGTGCGCTCCCGCAGTGGCTGGAAGAACGGCGCGCCCATCCGGGCACGCCGTTCTGGCGCCGCAGTCTGCCAGCGCCGATGGTCTGA
- a CDS encoding DUF986 family protein yields the protein MTLTNGVLVIFIIALLGWAIYDQWGTERRHGKTLLRVPLLKRGRADSLIFTGLVAILIWQNIASHGALLTTWLLGALGLLAIYLFWIREPQIRFKREGFYFAGGWVKYNHIKAMNLSEDGVLVIQLAKRRLLIRVKNIDDLERIYHFMINNQ from the coding sequence ATGACGCTGACAAATGGCGTTCTGGTGATTTTTATTATCGCGCTGCTGGGCTGGGCCATTTATGACCAGTGGGGAACCGAGCGCCGCCACGGAAAAACGCTGCTGCGTGTACCGCTGCTCAAACGCGGGCGTGCCGACAGCCTGATTTTTACCGGCCTGGTCGCCATCCTTATCTGGCAGAACATTGCGTCGCACGGCGCTCTGCTCACTACCTGGCTGTTGGGCGCGCTGGGCTTGCTCGCAATTTATCTTTTCTGGATCAGAGAGCCGCAAATACGCTTCAAGCGTGAAGGCTTTTACTTTGCTGGTGGCTGGGTGAAATATAACCACATTAAGGCTATGAATTTATCCGAAGATGGCGTACTGGTAATACAATTAGCTAAACGCCGCTTGCTTATCCGTGTAAAGAATATCGATGACCTGGAGAGGATTTATCATTTTATGATTAATAATCAGTGA
- a CDS encoding PTS mannose/fructose/sorbose transporter subunit IIC encodes MEITTLQIVLVFIVACIAGMESVLDEFQFHRPLVACTLVGAVLGDMKTGIIIGGTLEMIALGWMNIGAAVAPDAALASIISTILVIAGHQSIGAGIALAIPLAAAGQVLTIIVRTITVGFQHAADKAAENGNLTALSWIHVSSLFLQAMRIAIPAVIVAISVGTSEVQSMLSAIPQVVTGGLNIAGGMIVVVGYAMVINMMRAGYLMPFFYLGFVTAAFTNFNLVALGVIGAVMAVLYIQLSPKYNRSAAAPAHTAGANDLDNELD; translated from the coding sequence ATGGAGATTACCACTCTTCAGATTGTGCTGGTGTTCATCGTCGCCTGTATCGCGGGTATGGAATCGGTGCTTGATGAATTTCAGTTCCACCGCCCGCTGGTGGCCTGTACCCTGGTCGGGGCCGTACTGGGGGATATGAAAACCGGCATCATCATCGGCGGTACGCTGGAGATGATAGCGCTGGGCTGGATGAACATCGGTGCCGCCGTGGCGCCTGACGCCGCGCTGGCGTCTATCATCTCGACCATTCTGGTTATCGCCGGGCACCAGAGCATCGGCGCGGGTATCGCGCTGGCGATTCCGCTGGCTGCGGCAGGCCAGGTGCTGACCATCATCGTGCGTACCATTACCGTCGGTTTCCAGCATGCCGCGGATAAAGCCGCCGAAAACGGCAACCTCACGGCGCTATCCTGGATCCACGTCTCGTCGTTGTTCTTACAGGCAATGCGTATCGCTATCCCGGCCGTTATCGTGGCGATTTCCGTCGGTACCAGCGAAGTGCAAAGTATGCTCAGTGCTATCCCGCAAGTCGTGACCGGCGGCCTGAACATCGCGGGCGGCATGATCGTGGTGGTTGGTTACGCCATGGTCATTAACATGATGCGCGCGGGCTACCTGATGCCATTCTTCTATCTCGGCTTCGTTACCGCCGCGTTCACCAACTTCAACCTCGTGGCGCTGGGCGTCATCGGTGCTGTTATGGCGGTGCTCTATATTCAGCTTAGCCCGAAATATAACCGCTCCGCAGCGGCACCCGCGCACACTGCTGGCGCGAACGATCTTGATAACGAACTGGATTAA
- the manX gene encoding PTS mannose transporter subunit IIAB, translating into MTIAIVIGTHGWAAEQLLKTAEMLLGEQENVGWIDFVPGENAETLIEKYNAQLEKLDTSKGVVFLVDTWGGSPFNAASRIVVDKPNYEVVAGVNIPMLVETLMARDDDPAFDELVAIAVETGREGVKALKAKPDEKAAPAAPAPKAAAPARPMGPNDYMVIGLARIDDRLIHGQVATRWTKETNVSRIIVVSDEVAADNVRKTLLTQVAPPGVTAHVVDVAKMIRVYNNPKYAGERVMLLFTNPTDVERIVEGGVKITSVNIGGMAYRQGKTQVNNAVSVDEKDIEAFKKLNARGIELEVRKVSNDPRLKMMDLLSKATK; encoded by the coding sequence GTGACCATTGCTATTGTCATAGGCACGCATGGCTGGGCGGCCGAACAACTGCTCAAAACAGCGGAAATGCTGTTGGGCGAGCAGGAAAATGTCGGCTGGATCGATTTCGTTCCCGGCGAAAATGCGGAAACCTTGATCGAAAAATATAATGCACAGCTCGAAAAACTGGACACCAGCAAAGGCGTTGTCTTTCTGGTGGATACCTGGGGCGGCAGTCCGTTTAACGCGGCGAGCCGCATTGTGGTGGACAAGCCCAACTATGAAGTCGTCGCCGGGGTGAATATCCCGATGCTCGTCGAAACCTTAATGGCGCGCGATGACGATCCGGCTTTCGATGAACTGGTGGCGATTGCCGTTGAAACGGGCCGTGAAGGCGTAAAAGCCCTGAAAGCCAAACCCGATGAAAAAGCGGCTCCCGCAGCACCTGCCCCTAAAGCGGCGGCACCTGCCAGACCGATGGGACCGAACGACTATATGGTCATCGGCCTCGCACGTATCGACGACCGTCTTATCCACGGCCAGGTCGCCACCCGCTGGACAAAAGAGACCAACGTTTCGCGCATTATTGTGGTGAGCGATGAAGTCGCCGCCGACAACGTACGTAAAACGCTGCTCACTCAGGTGGCTCCGCCAGGCGTCACCGCGCATGTGGTGGATGTCGCCAAAATGATCCGCGTTTACAACAACCCGAAATATGCGGGCGAGCGCGTGATGCTGCTGTTCACCAACCCGACCGACGTTGAGCGCATCGTGGAAGGCGGCGTCAAAATCACCTCCGTTAATATTGGCGGGATGGCCTATCGCCAGGGTAAAACTCAGGTGAATAACGCGGTGTCTGTCGATGAGAAAGATATCGAAGCCTTTAAGAAACTCAACGCGCGCGGCATTGAGCTGGAAGTGCGGAAAGTCTCTAACGATCCCCGCTTAAAAATGATGGATTTACTCAGCAAAGCTACGAAATAA
- a CDS encoding PTS mannose transporter subunit IID yields the protein MVDMTKTTGEKKLTPGDVRGVFIRSNLFQGSWNFERMQALGFCFSMIPAIRRLYPENNEARRQAIKRHLEFFNTHPYVAAPVLGVTLAMEEQRANGAEIDDGAINGIKVGLMGPLAGVGDPIFWGTVRPVFAALGAGIAMSGSLLGPLLFFVLFNLVRLATRYYGVAYGYRKGVDIVKDMGGGFLQKLTEGASILGLFVMGALVNKWTHVNIPLVVSRVTDQNGAVKVTTVQTILDQLMPGLVPLLLTFACMWLLRKKVNPLWIIVGFFVIGIAGYAVGLLGQ from the coding sequence ATGGTTGATATGACGAAAACAACTGGTGAGAAAAAACTGACCCCGGGCGATGTGCGCGGCGTGTTTATCCGCTCTAACCTCTTCCAGGGATCGTGGAACTTTGAACGTATGCAGGCGCTTGGCTTCTGCTTCTCGATGATACCGGCGATTCGTCGCCTTTATCCTGAGAATAACGAAGCGCGTCGTCAGGCGATTAAACGCCATCTGGAGTTTTTTAACACCCATCCGTATGTGGCAGCGCCGGTGCTCGGCGTAACGCTTGCCATGGAGGAGCAACGCGCGAACGGCGCGGAGATCGACGACGGCGCGATTAACGGTATCAAAGTGGGCCTGATGGGGCCGCTCGCGGGCGTTGGCGACCCGATTTTCTGGGGAACGGTGCGTCCGGTGTTCGCGGCGCTCGGCGCAGGCATCGCCATGAGCGGCAGCCTGCTCGGCCCGCTACTGTTCTTTGTGCTGTTTAACCTGGTGCGTCTCGCCACACGCTACTACGGTGTGGCGTATGGCTACCGTAAAGGCGTCGATATCGTGAAAGATATGGGCGGCGGCTTCCTGCAAAAACTGACCGAGGGGGCGTCAATTCTCGGCCTGTTTGTGATGGGGGCGCTGGTTAACAAGTGGACGCACGTCAACATTCCGCTCGTGGTATCGCGTGTTACCGATCAGAACGGCGCGGTGAAAGTCACGACAGTGCAGACGATCCTTGATCAGCTGATGCCGGGCCTGGTGCCGCTGCTGCTGACCTTCGCATGCATGTGGTTACTGCGTAAGAAAGTGAACCCGCTGTGGATCATCGTCGGGTTCTTCGTGATTGGTATCGCCGGTTACGCGGTCGGCCTGCTCGGTCAGTAA
- a CDS encoding YebO family protein has product MNDIINSGALNFASLAISLFGAIVALVAWFFINRASVRANQQIELLEALLEQEKRQTALLRRLCDANEPEAPAPSDAPVATQDDDDGFVRLVAER; this is encoded by the coding sequence ATGAACGACATTATCAATTCTGGTGCTTTAAATTTCGCCTCCCTGGCGATTTCTCTCTTTGGCGCTATCGTGGCGCTGGTGGCCTGGTTCTTTATTAACCGTGCAAGTGTGCGTGCCAACCAACAGATAGAACTGCTGGAAGCGCTGCTTGAACAGGAAAAACGTCAGACAGCACTGCTGCGTCGTCTGTGCGACGCGAATGAGCCGGAGGCGCCGGCGCCTTCCGACGCGCCCGTGGCAACGCAGGATGACGACGATGGTTTCGTCCGCCTGGTGGCTGAACGTTAA
- the rlmA gene encoding 23S rRNA (guanine(745)-N(1))-methyltransferase has product MSFICPLCHLPLQPQAKSFRCASHHQFDIAKEGYVNLLPVQHKRSRDPGDSTEMMQARRAFLDAGHYARLRERTAQLLNERLPQSDATLLDIGCGEGYYTSAFAALTTTRGGQSFGLDVSRSAIRFAAKRYTDISFCVASSHRLPFSDAFFDAVVRIYAPCKAEELARVVKPGGVVVTVTPGPRHLVQLKGLIYDEVRLHALNEESLPGFTLAEEQALRYEMSLNGDEATTLLQMTPFAWRARPEVWAALKEQTAFGCETDFCLRVWQREG; this is encoded by the coding sequence ATGTCTTTTATTTGCCCCCTTTGTCATTTGCCCTTACAGCCGCAAGCGAAAAGTTTCCGCTGCGCAAGTCACCACCAGTTTGATATCGCAAAGGAAGGGTACGTGAATCTTCTCCCGGTGCAGCATAAGCGCTCACGGGATCCGGGCGACAGTACCGAAATGATGCAGGCGCGCCGCGCATTTCTCGATGCCGGGCATTACGCGCGGCTTCGCGAGCGCACCGCACAATTGCTGAATGAGCGCCTGCCGCAAAGCGATGCCACACTGCTGGATATTGGCTGTGGGGAAGGGTATTACACTAGCGCGTTTGCCGCGCTCACCACCACCCGCGGTGGGCAGAGCTTTGGGCTTGATGTGTCGCGAAGCGCCATTCGTTTTGCCGCGAAGCGTTATACCGATATTTCGTTTTGCGTGGCATCCAGCCACCGGTTGCCTTTTTCGGACGCCTTTTTCGATGCTGTGGTGCGCATTTACGCGCCCTGCAAAGCTGAAGAGCTGGCGCGCGTAGTGAAACCCGGCGGCGTGGTGGTAACCGTTACGCCTGGGCCGCGTCATCTTGTTCAGCTCAAAGGGCTTATCTATGACGAAGTACGGCTGCATGCGCTGAATGAAGAGTCGCTGCCTGGCTTTACGCTCGCGGAAGAACAGGCGTTACGCTATGAGATGAGCCTGAATGGCGATGAGGCGACGACGCTTTTACAGATGACGCCGTTCGCCTGGCGCGCGCGCCCCGAAGTGTGGGCGGCGCTAAAAGAACAAACGGCGTTTGGCTGTGAAACCGATTTTTGCCTGCGCGTCTGGCAGCGCGAGGGCTAA
- the mgrB gene encoding PhoP/PhoQ regulator MgrB, with protein MKKLRWAILLAVLVACLLLWTQTINVMCDQDVQFFSGICTINKFIPW; from the coding sequence GTGAAAAAATTAAGATGGGCTATTTTGCTGGCCGTGCTGGTGGCCTGTTTACTGTTATGGACGCAGACGATCAATGTAATGTGCGATCAGGACGTTCAGTTTTTCAGCGGCATTTGTACCATCAATAAGTTCATTCCCTGGTAA
- the mntP gene encoding manganese efflux pump MntP, whose protein sequence is MNLSATLLLAFGMSMDAFAASIGKGATLHKPKFSEALRTGLIFGVIEAITPLVGWLLGLLATQFVLTWNHWIAFVLLTFLGGRMIIEGVRGCEEEPEKIRRHSFWLLVTTAFATSLDAMAVGVGLAFLQVDIVKTALAIGCATLIMSTLGMMVGRFIGPLLGKRAEILGGVVLIGIGCQILWSHFAG, encoded by the coding sequence ATGAATCTTTCTGCAACCCTGCTTCTTGCCTTCGGTATGTCCATGGACGCATTCGCGGCTTCCATCGGCAAAGGCGCCACACTCCATAAACCCAAATTTTCTGAAGCGCTCCGCACGGGACTGATCTTTGGCGTAATCGAAGCCATCACGCCGCTGGTTGGCTGGCTGCTGGGCCTGCTGGCGACCCAGTTTGTTCTGACCTGGAACCACTGGATAGCGTTTGTCCTGCTGACGTTTCTTGGGGGCAGAATGATTATCGAAGGCGTGCGCGGCTGTGAGGAAGAACCTGAGAAAATCCGCCGCCACAGCTTCTGGCTGCTGGTGACAACAGCATTCGCCACTAGCCTTGATGCGATGGCCGTTGGCGTTGGCCTCGCCTTCCTGCAGGTCGATATTGTGAAAACCGCGCTCGCCATTGGCTGCGCCACGCTGATTATGTCAACGCTCGGCATGATGGTTGGCCGCTTTATCGGCCCGCTGCTGGGTAAGCGGGCAGAGATTCTTGGCGGCGTGGTGCTTATCGGTATTGGCTGCCAGATCCTCTGGAGCCATTTCGCGGGTTAG
- a CDS encoding MBL fold metallo-hydrolase: MGMVWKNPWYDPTKAHHRPDGFCNTHEVGHQPGDLRRWQDERKALGLPHPPAEGYGTFIRQWWQPAVIEGDEDGVWWLGHATLLLRLNGRYLLTDPLFSRRASPVNFYGPVRKTPLSLEFARLPRIDAVLISHNHYDHLDNSTVRRLAKRFPDAAFFVPLGLKAWFVKRGIRNVTELDWWESHSREGLQMTAVPAQHWSMRTPWDRNRSLWCGWVIESASQRFWFSGDSGYTPELLEIPRRLGPLTGAAIPIGAYAPRWFMAPHHMDPQQAVGLWQDTGRPLAIPIHWGVFELADESLDAPPAELLSVLAERGEKEEMFVPRRIGQYLSLTANKTG; encoded by the coding sequence ATGGGCATGGTCTGGAAAAACCCGTGGTACGATCCCACAAAAGCCCATCACCGCCCGGACGGGTTTTGCAACACACATGAGGTCGGGCATCAGCCTGGCGATTTGCGCCGCTGGCAGGATGAACGTAAAGCGCTGGGGCTGCCGCACCCGCCTGCTGAAGGGTACGGGACGTTTATCCGCCAGTGGTGGCAGCCTGCGGTAATTGAAGGCGACGAAGATGGCGTCTGGTGGCTCGGCCACGCCACGCTTTTGCTGCGTCTTAACGGTCGCTATTTACTTACCGATCCGCTTTTCTCCCGCCGCGCTTCGCCCGTGAATTTTTACGGCCCCGTTCGTAAAACGCCGCTCTCCCTTGAGTTTGCCCGCCTGCCGCGTATCGACGCGGTGCTGATTTCCCACAATCATTACGATCATCTGGACAACAGCACAGTACGCCGTCTGGCGAAACGCTTTCCTGACGCGGCGTTTTTTGTACCGCTCGGGCTGAAAGCGTGGTTTGTGAAGCGCGGTATTCGCAACGTTACCGAACTCGACTGGTGGGAAAGCCATTCCCGGGAAGGGCTTCAGATGACGGCTGTCCCGGCGCAGCACTGGAGTATGCGCACGCCGTGGGATCGCAATCGCTCCCTGTGGTGCGGCTGGGTGATTGAGAGCGCCTCGCAGCGTTTCTGGTTTAGCGGCGACAGCGGTTATACGCCTGAGCTGCTTGAGATCCCGCGCCGCCTCGGGCCCCTCACCGGCGCGGCTATTCCCATCGGCGCTTACGCGCCACGCTGGTTTATGGCACCGCATCATATGGATCCGCAACAGGCGGTCGGACTCTGGCAGGATACAGGCCGCCCGCTTGCCATTCCCATTCACTGGGGCGTGTTTGAGCTGGCGGATGAATCGCTGGATGCGCCGCCTGCCGAATTGCTAAGTGTACTTGCCGAACGCGGTGAAAAAGAGGAAATGTTTGTGCCGCGCCGTATCGGGCAATATTTATCGCTGACGGCGAATAAGACCGGGTAA